TGGGTGCGGATCACGGCGGCAAACAATCCGAAGCCATTCAGTTTGACAAGCACGCTCCTTTGCACGCAGTGTCGGCTGCAGGAACAATCCAACGCGGACGTGGCGTGTACTACAAACTTCGTTGGACGTCGCAACAGGTTCTGGAAGGTGAAAAGAACTTTCAAGTGTCTTTCGACGTGCCGCCGGGATTCCGCGCTGCCATGTTGGACGTGGTGGTGATGGCGTATGGCAAACCAGCCAAGTCCAATCCGATCACGGGAGTCTGGTCGGACATGCCGTTGTTGGAAACCAGCTCGAACTCAACCCTGCTGGGCAAAGCCAACTTCACCGTCGCTGTGCATCGCAACGGTGACGATGCGGCTTGGCAGTTGGCCCGTCAATTGGCCGCCGCAGAAGTTCGACTCCGACAAGCCGCATCCGGTCATCGGGCCGACACTTCGATTCGTTCTTTGCCAACTTTGATCCGTCACGTTGCCGCCAAAATCGATGTGGACTCGGTGGACATCCACGGCGATTGGGCAGAACGTTTGATCGCCGGGACCGCGGACCCATACGTTGACCCGGTGATTCGAAAACTTCCCGCGGATCTGCGAGTCATCGCCCTCGACTATTGCGACAGCCGCCGAGCTTTGCTGGCCCTCGATCAACCCAAACGATGAGTTTGAATGCCGGAGCTCCGCATCGCTACGGTCCGGCCTACGACACGCGGCATCGCAACACGTTCTGTCTTCACGCTCACCGCGTTGCAACGTCGCAACGTCCGATGGATTCCACTTTGGCTCCCCAAACCGGATCCGCTTGAATCGCTGTAATCCCGTGCTTACGAGCGTCGATTCCTTCGCGTTTCCAAATCAAATACTGAGCCACATTCTGCACGCGAGGCACGACGATGGACTGAGGCCAATGGCGGTCGCGGACACCAAAGTGCGCTTCACCCGCCCGAACCGTGATCACTCGCCGATCGTCCAAGGATCGTTCAAGCCGCACATCCAGTTCGTGGTCATTCACTCGATCCATCGCCAGCAAACACAGCGATGTTTCTCGTGCCGTCGCATGTCCCAATCGCAACGACGATTCACACAACGAACGCACGGTGGACCGTCGCCCGTGAATCAAAGCGATCTCCAAGCGAGTTTCCACGGACCAGCCGTAAGGGTTTTGCAACAACGTCGCGTCAATCACCCGGCCCACCAAACGCTCGATTGGGGTGCAACCATCGCCGATCGAAACAGGTGAACGACGCAGTTCACCGCGAATGGATTGTGACAACTTGCTGTGCCGGATCTCGCAATCCGATGTTTCGATTCCCAATCGACACAACCAAGCTTCTTCGGTCCCGCGACGATGACGAACTTGCGCCCAATTCCACTCCGGGCCAGCCGACATCGCCAACGATCGAAAACACGCCAACGCCTCTCGATCTTCTCCAGCTCGTTTCGAGAACCGATCCCAATGATCGACCAGTTCGTGCTCGCGCCAGTTCCTCGCCAGATCGTCCCTGGGCTCAAACGCGGCAACCTCTTGCCGATGACTTTCAATCAGAATGCGCTGGGTTGCTCGAACGGCCATCGTTCGCGTTTCGAGCGACATCGACGTGCGCAAACCACGCAGATGCCCGAGCACCAATCGGCGTGACTCACTCACGCTGACTTCATCATGAGGCAACAGCGCGTACTGAACCAGATTTTCTGACGCGGAACGCCGCGAGAAGGAAGATTCTGATTCGATCTCCTCGCACCAACGACGAACACGCTCGTTCGCGTTTTGGAACATGGCTTGGTGAACGTCATCCGAATCCCATGTGACTTTCGCTTCATAATCCATCACCCAATTGTCATCGGAGGTTACCGACGACGCAGTGCCGACGACCATCCCCATCCCAAGGCAGCATTTGAGGTGCAGAGGTGCCCCCCGGTGCGAACTCCATCGTGAGCGTGCGGTGGTTTGAAACGACAGGCGAGTAGGCAAACCAAGTCTCGTGAGTTTGTTGGAGAGCCCGCCTTGGTCCAGAAACGATTCATGACGCTTAATGAACGCAATTCTGTCGCTGCCACAACCGGTTGCAGCGATCAAACACGTCCAGCAATTCGCTTCGTCTTTTTCCATCGAACTGCCATCGAAATCTTAGGTCTGTCCGCTCCCCATGACCAATGATTTCGCATCAGCACGTCCCCGCGACCGATCTGACTCAGCCCGTTAAACTGCACGACCGTTGCAACCGGCTCATCTGTTCCGCCGCCAACCGATTCGCCCTCCTCTTTTCTTGCTATGCACATCCTTTGCTTCGAAGACTCGCTGGTCGACCAGCTTTGTCCCATCGTTCACGCAAGACCGGCCTACGCGATCACCTGCGCTAGTTTTCGATTGGTCGATTGGCTTCGGACGTTGGGAAGCGATTTTGAATCGAAGGGCTCTTCGATCCATGGGCACGTTCGTGACTACCTTTTGCCCATCCAATCCGCTGACCATGGTTTGCAACCGCCGATCGATCGCCTGCCTGACGGGGATGTGTTGTTGATCAACGCGCGACTGGTGCCCTCGGTGGCGACCTATCGAATTTTGAAATCGCTCGCCAACAACGATCGTTCCGTAACCATCGAGTCGAAGTCCGCTGACGGCGCATCGGTGATCCTGGCTGCACGAGTTTCCGCGCAAGACATCCAAGCCGCCACCCAAGCCAATGCGCAAACTGGCGAAACATCCTCGTCCGCTCTGGAACAACTACTCGAACTGGCGTCGCAGTCCGTCAAGATGGATGAATCGCTCTCGGCGTTCCAGTGGCCGCACGAAGTCGTCTCGGAACACATGACGGCCATGAACGACTCGGTCGAGTACCGCATTGAACACGGCAATTACCAACAACGCGAAGACGGCGTTTTCGTTCGCGACGGAGTCTCGATTGGCGAGTACGGTTCCATCCGCACATCCGGTGGGGCCATCGTTTTGGAAGAAGACGTTCAAGTCGGTCCGTTCTGTTTCTTGGAAGGTCCCTTGCACGCGGGCCGCAAGACTCGTGTGATCGAACACTCAGCGATCAAAGACGGCGTGTCGCTCGGCCATACGGTCAAAATCGGTGGTGAAGTCGAGGCGTCTGTGATCGAGGCTTTCACGAACAAGCAACACCACGGTTTTTTGGGGCACAGTTACCTCGGCAGTTGGATCAACCTGGGTGCGGGAACTTGCAACAGCGACCTCAAGAACACTTACGGCAAGATCAACATTGAGTATGGCGATCGCAAGATGGCAACGGGAATGCAGTTCCTGGGATGCATCATGGGCGACTACTCGAAGTCCGCGATCAACACCGGCATCTTCACTGGCAAAGTGATCGGCGTATGCAGCATGCTGTATGGTTTTGTGACCAGCAACGTCCCCAGCTATGTCAACTACGCACGATTGTTTGGGCAAACGTCGCTGCTCCCGCCCGATGTGATGATCAACACGCAAGCCCGCATGTTCGCACGACGCAAAGTCGAACAACGCCAGTGCGACATGGATCTGATCCACGCCATGTATCACCGCACCGAATCCGAACGAGAAGCGTCCGAACAACTCGGCCTGTAGGAACGCCAATGCGATCGGCGAACGTTGATCAACAGACAGACAACAAAGGCAGCCTCAACAGGATGCATCCCCAAATCTCGCCAACCAACCCAACGCTCCGCAAACAAATCCAACGCTCCGCAGCCCCAAACAGCCGAACGGCCTTAGCCGCGGTTAACACTCAACAACCGGAGCGAACGCTCTGCGGCTGTGAAGTCCATTGGCGTGTCGCGTCGAACGATGGTGGGAGGCAGTACGGAAGTTCGAAATCAGAAACTTCCCAAACACCGCTTCGCGTCCCAGCGTCTTCGCGACTCTGCGTTAAATAAAACGTCACTCCCGCGACCCCCCCCAACGCTCCGCAGCCCCAAACAGCCGAACGGCGTTAGCCGCGGTTAACACCCAACAACCGGAGCTAACGCTCTGCGGCTATGAAGTCCATCGGCGTGTCGCGTCGAACGATGGTGGGAGGCAGTACGGAAGTTCGAAAGAAGAAACTTCCCAAACACCACTCCGCGTCCCAGCGTCTTCGCGACTCTGCGTTGAATAAAACGTCACTCCCGCGAGAAAACGTTCCACCACCGCTCATAAATTTCGCAAATATTCCAAACCCTGCCGCAGCTCCTGCACTGCTGAATCCGCTCGCATGTCATTTCGACCGACGACGATTGGGCCGCGGAAAGGGATGTCCTCCAGATGCCCCAACAACGATGGGAAATCTGCCGTGCCTTCTCCCAATGGCACATTGACGCCACGACCGGCGGCCAAGTCCACCACGCCATCGACTGCGTGCACGATCGAAATTCGCGAATTCAGTGCGTCGATCGCCTCATGAACATCAAATCGATTCACGATTAGCTGACCGGGATTCAGCGCCACGGGGACGAATGTGTCCGGCAACGAATCCAAGAGCGCCGCCAAGTCTTGCCCGGACTCCGTCCCCGTTTCGGCGGCTAGAAAGCAACCGACCTTTGCCCCGTAACGTCCGAGATCGTCCATCACTTCTTTTAGCGTGTGCCAACGAGCGTTGTCGCTGCCCTTTGCGGATCCGCCCGCGATCGATTTGCCAATCCGCGAATTGGCGATCGAATCCGCCAACTCGGCTGCCAAATCCGCTGGGATATCCTCCATGAATTTGCCCGATCCGGAGGCCGACGGATCCAACAACAGCGAACTCGCTCGCGAGCGATCGTCCTTCGCATCGGATTTCGGTGCTGGCGGAACGGTGCCAATCTGGTTGATGATCAGCGGAGCGCCCAAACGGTAAGCCGTCTTGAGAGCCTTTTTGGTCGCATCGACTCGTTCGTCCAGATTCTCCGTGACGTCGTACCCCATTCGGGTTTGGAAACGAATCGATGTAAGCCGCAAATTCAAATCATCCAGGATTTTCCGCAAGGTCCGCACCCCGGTGTCCGACAATTCAGATACGGGGACATGGGTTCGGCCGCATAATTCAACACTTCGCACGCCCATCGCCGCTGCCATGGTCAATGCTTTACGAAGTGCGGTGGCCGACGAACCGGCTCCCGGGATCGCGTCCATGCGGACGGCAAGTTTCAATTCAGCCAATCGTTTCGTTCTCCGATGCAGGCAAACTGGTCATGCTGGACTGTTTGATCCAACTCGACCCATCACGATACGCCTTCCGGTCGCGAACTTCGAGCGGGGGCAGATCGTTTCGTATGGCGGCACGGAATTCACTCGCGGTCCGAGCATTCATCGCCTGCATCACTTGTCTGCTAATCGCCGACGCAGCCGCGGTCACGTGGGGTCAAGGCAGCAGTCGTTACGAGCGATTGCGTCGCGATCGAATCCCGCGTGAGCAACTGATTCCATTCAGCAGCGTTGAATCCCGACGCGGCCCCGCTGGACTGCGACGATTCCGTTGGGATTTTTCGCGAAAGTCCGACAAAGACTTTGGCGGTTGGCCCGACAACTGGATTCGCTACGACGGTTCTGGCTATCCGAATTACGTCAGCATTCAAATCGAAGCCCGCGATCCGAAATTGGCCGAAGCCGTTCAGCCTTTGGACACCGCCGCGTTGGGACCGTGGCAAAAATTGCGACGCTTCTACCCACAACTGTCGCCGCTGCCACCCTCGCTGGCCGACATCCTGGTCGATCGCTGCCTCACCATTCGTTTGGATGGCGGTTTGGCTCGAGTCGAATCGCCAGCGCTCCCGGCCAACCCAACGTTCCAATATCAGTTCAGCGTTGACGTGCGAACAACCGGGCTGACCCACGACCATGTCTACGCGCAGATCGTTTTCGAAGACGCCGAAGGAAACGAACTGGGGATCCGAGAAACGGACCACGTCGTCAAGTCTCAAGAATGGACGACGTTGACGCTGGACGATCTGCTGCCACCCAAGACCGCCGACCGCATGTATGTGCGTTTAATGGTTTCCGGCAGCGAAGACGGACTGGAGGACATCAACGGCACCATCTCGTTCGACAACGTGATGTTCCGTCAGTTCCCACAACTGAAAGTCGCGACCGACCGCACGTTGGGTGTGTACCTGCCCACAGACACCGTGGTCATCACCAGCGAAATGTTGGGGCTGTCCAACGAGCACACACGTTTGCTTTTGAGGCTCAGCAACCATCAGGGCAAAGTGCTGGGCACCTTTTCGCGTGCAATTGACCCGGCTGATGAGGCTGCGCGACTGCGGGCGGAAGCTCAGAAAGCCAATTCGAATGAAAGCAATTCGTCCGAAAAAGCAACGCCGGTCGCGGACGCAATCGAACAAACGCCAATGGAATCGCGAATCGCCGGATTGGACGATTCCAGTTCGTTGCGTTATCGCTGGGAACTCACGGATCTCCGTCCCGGCTTCTATCGCGTTGCGGCTTCGATGGAAAACGATCGTGGCACCTCGTTGGCCAACCAAACTTCGTTTGTTGTGTTGGGGAAAATCACCAACGACCTGAGCGAATTCGGCGCCCCGGAACAAACCAACGAATCCATCATGGGTTTGCCATCGCTGGCCACCTTTCAATCCGAATCCGATGTCATTGATCCGACACCGTTTGGATGGACGCTGCCGGAATCGTTGATGAGCCGCCATCGACAACGCAAACTGCATGAGCGAGAACTCGCGAAGTGGATGCAATTGATCGGCATTGGATGGGCGAAGCTTCCCGTTTGGTTCGCACCGGATCAGAGCGACCATGCCGACGCGGCAGCAATGCTTGCTTTCCGAATGCGTGACCTCGGGATCCAACCCATCGGTTTGCTGGATCAGCCGCCCGAAGAACGTTTGCCGGAATACCAATTGCGAGACAAACGCGACACGCGAGTTGCCAATCTGTTGCGTGACCAAACGGCGTGGGGACCCGAGTTGGAACCTCTGATGAATCGCATGACCATGCGAATCCGTTTGTGGCAACTCGGATCGGACAAAGATTACAGCTTCATGGGGCAATCCAACTTGCCGGACTTGCTGGAAACCATTTCCAGCGGGCTGCAAGGTTTCGGCCAACCCATCCAAACCGTGATCGCTTGGTCGTGGTTCGACACTGCTCCGGTGTCGGCGGGTGATAGCTGGCGAGGTCTTCATCGCGATTCGGATTCGTCGCTGACGGCGAATGAGTTGGATGCCATGTTGGACCGAGAAGTGAAAGCACGCGAGGAAGCAATCTTGGCAGGATCCGTGGCGCCCGGACGAGCTCCCGAAACGTGGCTGACTATCGATCCCATTTCACGAAAGAAGTACGACCTGGATTCGCGGATCACGGATTTGGTTCTACGCATGGCGGCGACGCGAGGTCACAAGGTCGCTGCGGCATTCATCAGCGATCCGATGAAACACGAATCTGCGATCCTGACCGATGACGGTCGTCCAGACGAGTTGCTGCTGCCATTTCGAACCACCAGCCTGCTTCTTGGTCATCGCTACAACTCGGGATCGCTGCGACTGCAGCACGGCAGCGAAAACATCATTTTCCGCGGTGACGATGAGTCCGTTCTTTTGATCTGGTCGGACTCACCCAAGGTCGAACATTTGTACCTGGGTGAGAATGTCTACGAGGTGGACGTGTGGGGACGACGCCGTCCACTGGAGACAATCCAGCACGAAGGTCGTCGCGTTCATCGAGTCGAAGTCAATCGCGTTCCCAAGTTTCTGGTTGGGATTGACCAATCGCTCGTTGATTTTCGGATGTCCGTGCGACTGGATCGCAAACGCATTGATTCGTTGCTAGGTCAGAAGCAATTGCTGGGCGTTCAATTTCAAAACCCGATCGCGCAGTCACTGTCTGGCGACATGGCGATCATCCAGCCGAACTCGTGGCGACTGGATGAACCCACCAAACCTTGGAGTCTGCTTCCGAAAGAATCCAACCAAGTCGATTTTGGAGTGACGCTGGAGAACAACGCCACGATCGGAACGTATCAACTACCACTGGACTTCCGTTTTGAAACCATTCCGCCAACGCTCATCCGAGTTTACCGAGAGATCAGCATTGGCCCCGATGGATTTGACATCCACGTGACCACGCGTTTGATCGATGACGGGCAAGGCGGACGATTGCGGGTGAAAATCGAGATGGTCAATCACACCAATCGGTTGACAAACTTTGACTGTCTGTTGTTCGCTGGACGCGATCGTCAATACGAACGACGCGTCTTGGTATTGCCTCCACGAGACACCGTGGAACGCAATATTGACTGGCCCGCGGGAGAAAAGTTGCTCGGCACTCGAATGTGGCTGCGAGCGATCGAGCAAGATGGCAACCGAGTGATCAACCACTCCTTCGAAGCCAAACCCTGAGACGGCGAATCCGGACCATCGTTTCGTCGCGAATCTGCTCCAAACGCGACGCAAAAACACCCTATAGATTCGACTTAAGCTGGGCACCTGATAGAATACCAGACCCGCCCGCAGAAACCCCGCCTCCCCCGATTGAAATGAGCTTCCATGCAATCTTCATGGCAGACGCTGCAGCGTCGTAATTTTTTCTGTGGTCTCGGTGCGTCTCTTGGTTCGCTTGCGCTGACGTCGCAGCTTGCGGCTGACAATTCAGTTGCCGCCAACCAGTCGAAAGCCGCTTCGCCGCTCGCGCCCAAACCAGCGATGCATCCGCCCAAAGCCAAGGCGGTCATCATGCTGTTCATGGAGGGCGGGCCCGGTCAAATGGACACGTTCGATCCCAAGCCCGAACTGGATCGTTTGCACGTAACCGAATCAAAACGCACAGAAGGTTTGGCAACCGGCAAACGATTCTATGTTGGCAGCCCGTTCAAGTCTCGCAAGGTCGGGCAATCGGGATTGGACATGTGTGACCAATTCACTCACCTCGCCGATCCAGAAGTCGCAGACGAATTGTGCGTCTACCGTGGTTGCCAAGCGGAATCGCTGAACCACCCCGAAGCGCTCCTGCACATGAACACCGGCAGCCGCCTGGGCGGTGACCCCGCGGTGGGTGCTTGGGCGACTTATGGACTGGGCAGCGAAAATCAAAACCTGCCCGGTTTCGTCGTCATGACGGAATTGGCGATGCCGCAAGCCGGCAGTGCAAACTGGTCCAACGGTTTCTTGCCCGCTTACTACCAAGGCACCACGCTTCGGGCCCAGGGTTCGCCCATTTTGGATTTGAAGCCCGGCGAGTATCGCACCCGTCAGCATCAACGGCGAATGCTCGATGAAATCGCGTCGCTCAATCAAGACCATCTGCGATCCAGCGGTTTGGACCAACATCCAAACGCCGGCGAATTGGCGGCTCGAATGGAGAGCTACGAATTGGCGTTCCGCATGCAGACTTCGGTTCCCAATCTGATTGACTTGAAAACCGAACCGCAACACGTTCTTGATTCCTACGGCGTCGACGATCCGGAAACCGCCGCGTTTGGCAAGCAATGCTTGATGGCACGCCGGATGGTCGAAGAGGGCGTTCGTTTCGTTCAGATCTTCTCGGGTGGTTGGGACAGTCACGACTACCTCGAACGCGGCCACTCGGCCCGGATCAAGAGCGTCGATAAACCGATCGCGGCGTTGATCAAAGACTTGAAGCAACGCGGGATGCTGGACGACACCTTGGTCGTGTGGACCGGCGAATTCGGACGGACTCCTGACAACAACTATCGCGGAGGCGTCACGGCACTCGGACGCGACCACAACATCGACGCGATGACCATGTGGTTCGCGGGCGGTGGAACCAAACGCGGAGCGATCGTTGGTGCGACCGACGAGATCGGTGCCAAAGCGGTGGAATGCGTTCACCCAATTCGCGACGTGCACGTCACGCTGCTGCACCTGCTTGGTCTGGACGATAACAAGCTGACTTACTTCCACGGCGGCCGCTACAAACAGTTGTCGCAATTTGGCGGCGAGGTCATTCAAGAGCTGATTGCCTGACGTCATGGATGCGTGCTGGCATACGTGAGCTCGGCAATCCCTTTGAATCGCCGAGCCGATGCCGCCCCGGTCCGCCCAGACTGTCGAAGTGGTTACAATCAGGCGTTTCATCAGACGCCTTGAACCGCTTTGGAGTGGCTCGTGAGTGAACCGGATCGTTCGTCGCTAGACTCCGTTCTCGCGGAAATTCTGACATTGGAAGAACGGGGCGAACCGCCAATTCCGCATGAGTTTCTGGAACGGTATCCCGAGCACGCGGACGAACTCAAAGACTTCTTTCGCAATCATCAATGGCTGGGGCAAGAGGAGCCACCAAACACCACGCTGATCGGTCAAACGATCGATGAATTCGAGCTCGTTCGCGAAATCGCTCGTGGAGGCATGGGCGTCGTTTATGAGGCTCGTCAACAATCGTTGCGTCGAACCGTCGCAATCAAGCTGATCGGCGATGGAGTCCTGGCCAACGAAGAATTGCGGATGCGGTTTCGCATGGAAGCCGAAGCCGTTGCGTCGCTTTCCCATACCAACATCGTTCCGATCCACAGCATCGGTTGTTGGCGGGGCATCGATTACTTCGTCATGCCATTGATCGATGGCGAGTCCTTGCAGACGCAGGTCGAGCAACGGCACGCTTGCTTGCAGCAAAACAGCCTTTCAAAGTCGGAACTAAAAACTTGCGTCCAGGAAACGGTCGAATTGGTTCGCGATCTTGCACGCGGAGTCGCCTACGCTCACTCACGAGGCATCATCCATCGGGATTTGAAACCTGAGAATGTGTTGATGGATGACGGAGTTCCCAAAATCGTGGACTTCGGTTTGGCAAAATTGCACCGCGATGCACCGGAGTTGACGAGGAACGGACAAGTCCTGGGCACACCGCACTTCATGAGCCCCGAGCAAGCACGCGGGTCCGGTGACTTGACCGATGCCGTGGATGTGTATGCGTTGGGTGGAATTCTGTTTGCGTTGTTAACCGGCACGCCGCCTCACGCTGGCAATTCGACCGCGGAGGTACTGTCGCAAGTGCTTTCGGACGACCCGCCGTCGCTGCGTTTGATTTGGCCAGGCGGAATGCCGCGTTTGCCTGAGCTCGTTGAATTGGATCACGTGATTCAACGTGCGATGGCTAAGAACGCTTCGGAACGATATCGATCCGCGGATGACATGGCGGATGACCTCAGCCGGATCCTGGCGGGCGAGTCCCCCATCGCGGCGCCCGATGGCATCGTGCATCGGATGTCTCGCGAATTGTCTCGCGACCAACATTTGCATGCGTTCAAAGATTGGGGGCGCGCACTTCGCCGAATCGGGTACGTGGTGTTGGCTGCCCACGTGGCGATGTTCGTCATCATGCAATACATCTATGTTGATTCGCCCAGCGACATCGCGGCGCTGAGCAAGCCCGCATTCTGGGGCTACTTTGTCCCGCGAATCTGTATGCTTGGCGGGATCGCTTGGGTGATCGGCAACGCACGAGACGGTTTGTGGATGCCACAGATTTCTGCTGAACGACCGGTTTGGTCCGTTTGGCTCGGCTACCTGGTGGCACTGACCAGCATCAATCTTCTTTGGATGAGTGGCAACCTGGATCACCCCACCGTGATGGTGCTGGCGTGCGTGATGAGCGGATTCGCATTCATCGCGGTTGCCGGTCACATGTGGGGCGGCAGCGCGTTGTTGGGACTTGGCTTCATCGGAATGGCATTCGCCAGCGTGGCGATCCCCACCGTGGCCCCGTTATTCCTGGGCGGTTGGTGGATGGTCACCATGCTGGTGTTCTCGCGACGTTATCGCCGACTAGGTTGAAGCAGGTCACGGCCACTGCGGCGAAGGCATTTGCCTTCACAACCAAACAGAGAGCCGCGTGAACCAAAGAGCCTTGACGTCGATCAGACGGCCACGCCGTTGCGAAAGGCTTCCACCGTTTCGCCTTCAGCAATGGAAGGTCCTGAAGGAGCCGCCGAATGAGCGACGGTCAGCACCCGAACTTCGTGAGGCAAGATTTGATGGACGATGCGATAGGAGTAGACCTGAATTTCCGAAACGTCCTCCCGTCCAAACTCGGACACAATTGATCCGGCGTCTGGGTACTGAAGCAGCAATTCGGTTTGTTCGATGATTCGATCGAAAATCAACTCGGCGAATTGCATCGAATCGCGTCCGATGTATTCACGGATCGCGATCAGGTCCTCGGCCGCACATTCTGTCCAACTAACTTGCATCAGCATTCTGCTTCCATCGTTCGCGAATCATATCGGTGGAGACCAGCCGAGAGGATTCAGCATCCGCCAGGCCTGATTCAATTTTCTGACGGATGTAAAGCCGATACAAGACCTCATCCCAACTTGCGCCATCGGGCAAGTTATCGATGGTGTCACGAGCGGCAGACTTTGCGGATGTGTTAATCGTTTGACTCATAGTGTTCCTCCATTGCCCCCCATGCTAGCGGTGTTTGGTAACCGTAACAGCGCAAAATTACCATGCGAAGATATTTTTAACAGAATTTGCGCATGGCGTTCTGTACAGCCCCCGCACTTTCACTGTTTTTACAAGTTTGCGGATCACCGAAGATCCAATGATCGGTCGGATTGGGCAAAACACCGTTTTGGAGCGAAATCCGGTACGAGAGAGTCGGTCCGCAGACCGGCTTACGAAGCCAAAGGACGCCCGTCCATTCCGCTAGGATGGGCGACTGCCGGAGCGCCGCTTCGCTTCGGTCAGCCTACGGTTGGCCTGCCAGTCATCGCCTCGCGCATGGCCAGAACGACGAACCACCCTGTCGATCCATCGCGGCACATGGCATCAGCCTGCGACGCACGGCAACAACCGCTCACCCGCCTGTTCCCACCTTCGGCCAGCCCACCCCATGAATCGAATTCTTGTCGCCGCGATCGTTTGTCTGGTCACTTTGTCGGCTTCGTTCGCCACCACGCCATCGCGGCCGAACATCCTTTTCTTGCTGGCTGACGATCTGGGGTATGGGGACTTGGGTTGCTACGGTCGCCAAGACATTCGCACACCGAACCTGGACGCGATGGCTGAACAAGGCGTGCGATTCACGTCGCATTATGCCAACGGACCGGAATGTTCTCCCACGCGAGCC
Above is a window of Rhodopirellula halodulae DNA encoding:
- a CDS encoding putative sugar nucleotidyl transferase: MHILCFEDSLVDQLCPIVHARPAYAITCASFRLVDWLRTLGSDFESKGSSIHGHVRDYLLPIQSADHGLQPPIDRLPDGDVLLINARLVPSVATYRILKSLANNDRSVTIESKSADGASVILAARVSAQDIQAATQANAQTGETSSSALEQLLELASQSVKMDESLSAFQWPHEVVSEHMTAMNDSVEYRIEHGNYQQREDGVFVRDGVSIGEYGSIRTSGGAIVLEEDVQVGPFCFLEGPLHAGRKTRVIEHSAIKDGVSLGHTVKIGGEVEASVIEAFTNKQHHGFLGHSYLGSWINLGAGTCNSDLKNTYGKINIEYGDRKMATGMQFLGCIMGDYSKSAINTGIFTGKVIGVCSMLYGFVTSNVPSYVNYARLFGQTSLLPPDVMINTQARMFARRKVEQRQCDMDLIHAMYHRTESEREASEQLGL
- a CDS encoding sugar phosphate isomerase/epimerase family protein; this encodes MAELKLAVRMDAIPGAGSSATALRKALTMAAAMGVRSVELCGRTHVPVSELSDTGVRTLRKILDDLNLRLTSIRFQTRMGYDVTENLDERVDATKKALKTAYRLGAPLIINQIGTVPPAPKSDAKDDRSRASSLLLDPSASGSGKFMEDIPADLAAELADSIANSRIGKSIAGGSAKGSDNARWHTLKEVMDDLGRYGAKVGCFLAAETGTESGQDLAALLDSLPDTFVPVALNPGQLIVNRFDVHEAIDALNSRISIVHAVDGVVDLAAGRGVNVPLGEGTADFPSLLGHLEDIPFRGPIVVGRNDMRADSAVQELRQGLEYLRNL
- a CDS encoding DUF1501 domain-containing protein, with amino-acid sequence MQSSWQTLQRRNFFCGLGASLGSLALTSQLAADNSVAANQSKAASPLAPKPAMHPPKAKAVIMLFMEGGPGQMDTFDPKPELDRLHVTESKRTEGLATGKRFYVGSPFKSRKVGQSGLDMCDQFTHLADPEVADELCVYRGCQAESLNHPEALLHMNTGSRLGGDPAVGAWATYGLGSENQNLPGFVVMTELAMPQAGSANWSNGFLPAYYQGTTLRAQGSPILDLKPGEYRTRQHQRRMLDEIASLNQDHLRSSGLDQHPNAGELAARMESYELAFRMQTSVPNLIDLKTEPQHVLDSYGVDDPETAAFGKQCLMARRMVEEGVRFVQIFSGGWDSHDYLERGHSARIKSVDKPIAALIKDLKQRGMLDDTLVVWTGEFGRTPDNNYRGGVTALGRDHNIDAMTMWFAGGGTKRGAIVGATDEIGAKAVECVHPIRDVHVTLLHLLGLDDNKLTYFHGGRYKQLSQFGGEVIQELIA
- a CDS encoding serine/threonine-protein kinase, which translates into the protein MSEPDRSSLDSVLAEILTLEERGEPPIPHEFLERYPEHADELKDFFRNHQWLGQEEPPNTTLIGQTIDEFELVREIARGGMGVVYEARQQSLRRTVAIKLIGDGVLANEELRMRFRMEAEAVASLSHTNIVPIHSIGCWRGIDYFVMPLIDGESLQTQVEQRHACLQQNSLSKSELKTCVQETVELVRDLARGVAYAHSRGIIHRDLKPENVLMDDGVPKIVDFGLAKLHRDAPELTRNGQVLGTPHFMSPEQARGSGDLTDAVDVYALGGILFALLTGTPPHAGNSTAEVLSQVLSDDPPSLRLIWPGGMPRLPELVELDHVIQRAMAKNASERYRSADDMADDLSRILAGESPIAAPDGIVHRMSRELSRDQHLHAFKDWGRALRRIGYVVLAAHVAMFVIMQYIYVDSPSDIAALSKPAFWGYFVPRICMLGGIAWVIGNARDGLWMPQISAERPVWSVWLGYLVALTSINLLWMSGNLDHPTVMVLACVMSGFAFIAVAGHMWGGSALLGLGFIGMAFASVAIPTVAPLFLGGWWMVTMLVFSRRYRRLG
- a CDS encoding type II toxin-antitoxin system RelE/ParE family toxin, with product MQVSWTECAAEDLIAIREYIGRDSMQFAELIFDRIIEQTELLLQYPDAGSIVSEFGREDVSEIQVYSYRIVHQILPHEVRVLTVAHSAAPSGPSIAEGETVEAFRNGVAV